The Streptomyces sp. NBC_01197 genome window below encodes:
- a CDS encoding MGDG synthase family glycosyltransferase codes for MCALPLPSGVQPHKRSAPRIVIISASVGAGHDGAADELARRLQADGFLVDRHDFLDLLPFGLGRLLSGGYHRLLTWAPTGYQRIYVATERTGRPGLLVRSLFRSAERRTLRAITPDTCAVVSTYPGAGQVLGAMRSRGRLGVPAITYLTDFSVHSLWVAPGMDVHLAVHAIPAGQAHAQGAAGVTVTGPVAAARFTPATVGERRAARVRFALPERSPLALLVAGSWGVGPVEQVAAEIQESGAAVPVVVCGRNQALAERLRKAGVEHVYGWVDDMPALMSAADVLVQNAGGLTSLEAFASGLPVASYRCIPGHGQTNAAALQEAGLATWIQQPASLKPVLDELLHGPLGHQQRARGLVLFRADHGPAQAVAAVARTVPCRGGAVSPGGRRPARRFRLGVPVATAAVAATVLLGVGAPIAEAYGDSPAHLGALTRFLDGHER; via the coding sequence GTGTGCGCCCTCCCGCTCCCGTCCGGCGTCCAGCCGCACAAGCGGTCCGCCCCCCGAATCGTCATCATTTCGGCCAGTGTGGGCGCGGGGCATGACGGCGCGGCCGACGAACTGGCCCGACGCCTCCAGGCCGACGGGTTCCTGGTGGACCGGCACGACTTCCTCGATCTGCTTCCCTTCGGGCTGGGGAGGCTGCTGTCCGGCGGATACCACCGGCTGCTCACCTGGGCCCCCACCGGATATCAGCGGATCTACGTGGCCACCGAACGCACCGGGCGCCCGGGGCTCTTGGTCCGCTCCCTGTTCCGCAGCGCGGAGCGTCGTACCCTGCGGGCCATCACCCCGGATACCTGTGCGGTCGTCTCGACCTACCCGGGGGCCGGCCAGGTGCTCGGCGCGATGCGCTCACGCGGGCGTCTCGGGGTGCCCGCCATCACCTACCTCACCGACTTCTCCGTCCACTCCCTGTGGGTCGCGCCCGGTATGGACGTACATCTCGCCGTGCACGCGATACCGGCCGGCCAGGCGCACGCACAGGGCGCCGCCGGGGTCACGGTGACCGGCCCGGTGGCTGCCGCGCGATTCACTCCCGCCACCGTCGGTGAGCGGCGGGCGGCGCGCGTCCGCTTCGCTCTCCCCGAACGGTCCCCGCTCGCGCTGCTGGTCGCGGGTTCCTGGGGGGTGGGCCCTGTGGAACAGGTGGCCGCCGAGATCCAGGAGAGCGGTGCTGCGGTGCCCGTCGTGGTGTGCGGCAGAAACCAGGCCCTGGCCGAACGCCTCCGCAAGGCCGGTGTCGAGCATGTGTACGGCTGGGTGGACGACATGCCGGCTCTCATGTCCGCCGCTGACGTCCTGGTGCAGAACGCGGGCGGCCTCACCTCGCTGGAGGCGTTCGCCAGCGGCCTGCCGGTCGCCAGCTACCGCTGCATACCGGGTCATGGGCAGACCAACGCCGCCGCACTGCAGGAGGCCGGCCTCGCCACCTGGATCCAGCAGCCGGCCTCCCTCAAGCCGGTACTCGACGAGCTGCTCCACGGCCCCCTCGGCCACCAACAGCGCGCCAGAGGACTGGTGTTGTTCCGCGCCGACCACGGCCCGGCGCAAGCCGTCGCCGCCGTAGCGCGCACGGTCCCCTGCCGGGGCGGGGCCGTCAGCCCCGGGGGCCGGCGCCCGGCCCGGCGCTTCCGCCTCGGCGTCCCGGTCGCGACCGCGGCGGTGGCGGCCACCGTGCTGCTCGGCGTCGGCGCCCCGATAGCCGAGGCATACGGCGACTCCCCGGCGCACCTGGGCGCACTCACCCGGTTCCTGGACGGACACGAACGATGA